The stretch of DNA CTTGCAAAGAAATGTTCTCTTTGGTTGGAGGAGTAAGGTCGTCGGGGTCTTTTTCTACAAATTTAAAAGCATCTATTTTGTTAAAAACAGTAATAACGGGTTTGGTATTGCATTCTATTTCTTTCAAGGTTTCATTAACAACCTGAATTTGTGCCTCAAAATTTTTGTGCGAAATATCAACAACGTGCAAAAGCAAATCGGCTTCCCTAACTTCGTCAAGTGTCGATTTAAAGGACTCGACAAGACTGTGAGGCAGTTTGCGGATAAATCCTACCGTATCGGAAATTAAAAAAGGCAGGTTTTCAATTACAACTTTTCTGACCGTAGTATCTAAGGTTGCAAACAGTTTATCTTCGGCTAAAACATCGCTTTTGCTCAAAGCATTCATTATGGTGCTTTTTCCGGTATTTGTATATCCCACTAAGGCAACTCTAACAAGCGATACGCGGTTTTTTCGCTGTGTAACTTTTTGTTTGTCGATATTGGCTAATTTTTCTTTAAGCGAAGCTATTTTATTGCGGATAATACGTCTGTCCGTTTCAATTTCTTTTTCGCCGGGACCTCTCATACCAATACCGCCGCGTTGTTTTTCCAAGTGAGTCCACATTCGGGTAAGTCGTGGCAAAAGGTACTGATACTGTGCAAGTTCAACCTGAGTGCTGGCTGTTGCGGTGCGTGCATGTTTGGCAAAAATATCCAAAATAAGAGTTGTCCTGTCAATTACTCTGCAATCGACTTCTCTCTCAATATTACGCGTTTGCGTAGCTGAGAGCTCATCGTCAAAAACCAATAAATCAACCTTTGCTGCCTTGATGTATTCTTTTATTTCGGCAAGTTTGCCGCTACCGACAAATGTTCTGATATCCGGTGATGCAAGTTTTTGAACAAATTTCTCAACAGGTTCGGCTCCGGCTGTTTGTAGCAAAAAAGCCAATTCGTTTAAGTTGTCTTCCGATGTGTATTCGTCGTCTTTCGAGGTTATTACACCCACCATTACGGCTTTTTCAGGTTGCATACGTTTATTTTCGTGTATATTGTATTTTAGTTCCACAAAAATAATAACATTATTGATATTTCTGTTATAGTTTTGCAGTCAAAAGTTGTACAAAAGCTTTATTTATGGATTTTTCTGAAATACACATCAACGATTACGACTATAATTTACCCGAAAGTAAAATAGCTTATAAAGCTGTTACGCCGCGTGATACGTCGAAATTGCTTGTTCGTGAAAACAATAAAATTTACGACGACAATTTTTATAATGTGCATAATTGGTTGCCCGAAAACACTATGCTGATTTTGAACAACACTAAGGTTTTGCAGTCGCGGCTTAGATTTAAAAAACCGACCGGAGCCGAAATAGAAGTATTTTGTCTTTCGCCGTATCCCGAAGAAATTACTTTTGACGAAGTACTTGTGCAGACGGGTTCAGGCAGTTGGAAATGTTTTGTGGGAAATGCAAGACGATGGAAGCAAGAAGACCTTAAAGCCAAAATTTTGGTACAAAATAGCGAGGTTGAAGTTGTCGCTCGCATGGGTGAAAGAATTGGCGATGCTTTTTTGATTCATTTTTCGTGGAATAGTAGTACAATTACTTTTGC from Lentimicrobiaceae bacterium encodes:
- the hflX gene encoding GTPase HflX encodes the protein MQPEKAVMVGVITSKDDEYTSEDNLNELAFLLQTAGAEPVEKFVQKLASPDIRTFVGSGKLAEIKEYIKAAKVDLLVFDDELSATQTRNIEREVDCRVIDRTTLILDIFAKHARTATASTQVELAQYQYLLPRLTRMWTHLEKQRGGIGMRGPGEKEIETDRRIIRNKIASLKEKLANIDKQKVTQRKNRVSLVRVALVGYTNTGKSTIMNALSKSDVLAEDKLFATLDTTVRKVVIENLPFLISDTVGFIRKLPHSLVESFKSTLDEVREADLLLHVVDISHKNFEAQIQVVNETLKEIECNTKPVITVFNKIDAFKFVEKDPDDLTPPTKENISLQ